The genomic segment TTCACAAGAAATCATTTGGTATATCTAATAAGCAGGATCATGAGATGGATAATACGGACAAAAAAGAGCAGCAAATGGAGGTAGAATGAGTGAACTTGTAACAAAGTTGAAATGTTTTACATGATCATGTCTATGTTCTAACTTTTAACTTGATCATTGCAGCCACAAGTGGAAGTATTTCAACTGGATGGGAATGAGTTCTTTATCAAGGTATTTTGTGAGCACAAAAGTAGTGGATTTGTGATGTTAATGGAAGCTTTGGATTGTCTGGGATTGGAAGTAACCAATGTGAATACGACAAGGCatacatgcttggtttcaagtaTCTTTAAAGTAGAGGTACCTACATCTCATTTCTTTACAGTGTAGAAATCCTGATAAAGTATAATAGATTTTAAATTCACCCACCAATTGTGTCATTTGGGATTCATGCTTCAAGAACCCCCCGTCTAAGCACAATCTAGAATTTCTCAAGAATACCACTTCCTTTTATTATGCTTTACACaatgcaaaataaaaaattcacaattttttcctttcatgttctaAAACTGTAGATTTGCATTTTGTATGTTTTTGTTTTCTTGGATGACAACAGAGAAAGAACGATGGCAATGTCAAAGCTGACTATGTTCGGGAGTCGCTGTTCGAGCTAACACGAAATCCATTGAAAGTATGGCCTAATTTAGAAGAAGCTTCAATTGATGGCAACAATATAGATCAAGAATATAATCACATTCATGCCAACCACAGCCACCACTCTTTAGTACATGGCTGCCAAATGAATTCTCAGCAACTGCAACATTAAACGTAACCAGAATTGTGTTGATGCATAAATGTTACTTTATGTTTCTGTCTCTTTTAGGTCAAATAAGTGGGGACGTCTTGATAAATAAGTAATTTGAGCTAATGTGATACAAGaataaatttatcatgaaattGAATTCCAAGTATTTAGAATTTATATTCACTTTTATGGTCTATAAATGAAAGGCCTCCAAGACATCCCTCAGTTTCTTCTGTAAAACATGTCTATGGAaattaaatacaataaaattttGAGCCCAAGGGGTGTGATTTGAGTGAAGGGAATAAAATTAGGGAAAAATAGATCTCGTGAATATCATGTGCTCAAATATGTTAGTTTCTAACGTTTTAATAATATCTAGGACTTCATTAGGTCAAATTTTGTAAGTTTAACAATCATTTTGGCAAAGGAGAAGGGAACTAAATCGAGAGGTGAAATGGAATACATCCACGTAAATAATTTGCAAATTAaattcagcatattaatatgcTAACAGAAGTTTGTCATACATTTCACTTGACATGATGTATATTTTGTGTcagataaataaaatttcgttaGCCAAGCTTAAAATATAACGAAAGTGACGTACAAATGACTAATTGCTCCAAGGTATAAAAagttttttcttaattttttcgAAACTTTCCATTTTAACTTCATACTATCTAGTTATACCCCCTAAATTTTTATCAAAATGGTAAACTATATATAAATTGTACCCCCCTAACCTTGAGTTTCTGGCAACATCTCTGGTGGAGATGGACCAGATATGGTGGTCGACCTTGTAACACGAAAGAGGGTCATTTTGTTTTACCATGAGGCTGATTGATTAATCACGAACACCAGTTAAATAAGAAAGATAAGGCCATCAATCACACCTGAAAATCATAAGAAACATGGTAAGTATTGGATTTGTAGTCTCACAGTAAGTGTGAAAGCTTTAAAGCGTCAAAAAGAGCAATAACAATCTAATCAGAAAAAAAAATGTCAATAATCTCCACAACTACTGTATTTGGAAGAATTCGTCAGTTCACCAGTAGAATCTATTATGTAATTTGATCATCTTCAAAAGAAATTTCCCAGTCGAAACCATGTGAATTAATGGCCTCAACCATCGAAGACATTTTGGTCATAGAAAGGCATCACGATGTACTTACTGCGACATGTAGATGGAGCGATTCAGATTTCAGGACTTAACTCCATTGGATCGTGAAGCCTTTGTATCTTAATAGCTGGTAGACACTTGAATTTCCTCTTCTCTTTCAAGGGAATAAGCTGTCCGGCATGCAAACTGCTTATAATCCAGTAAATTGACTGCATTATAAACAGTAAGCTTGAGTCTGATGTTCAGAGAAGATGAGAGAGACTTGACCACGTTTCTTATATTCACagaatgttttaaatttttttaaaaaaggaaatATTGGTCTGATTTGATCCCAGGGCACCTACAACTTAAGAACGATTACTTCAAAGACTCACCGTCATGGATACATTGTTCTCCAAGGCACACTGCTTTAAGTGACGAGATGCATGATTTTCATCTTCGGCAACAACCACCCCAATTGAAATTCTTCCCACTTCAAGATTCTGGATCAATCTTTGCAGGGTGTTGAAAACCTGTCCACCTCCATGCTGGGCAGCAAACACATCAAACGGAGAATGTAACAAACTATCAGCTTTTCCATTGTTACAATGAGAAAGATctacattttactataatttAAAGAGTGGACGATCTAAAGCTGCATCTGGATGCATGGATGAAGAGTAGAGGATTTCAACTCATTGATAAAGTCCATTCAACTTGTTTGAGTCCAAATCCATAGGATTTGAAATTCCTAAgctattattttcagttatttattccTACCATATAAATGAAATTTGAATCCTTAATTATTAGATTAATTTCAAACCAATTCTTTCAAGCAAATCACTCAAATCAAATTCAACCAATCCAAATGCCAAGTGTTTTCATTCTTCTTTTCTTATAAAGGAATATGTCTTGATTTCAAGTGTGATAGATTGTAAAGAGATTTAACATACAGTTTTGATGTCGTAAAAGTGTAATAATTTACCTCCGTAATGTAATTAATCAAATTCCCCATCAAAATTGTCGAAAAGCAATATGATATAATAATTACCATAAATAtgattgttttttattttttcaatcaaAGGTGGTTTTATAGATATTACTTCCCTTTTTATAATCCTTCTATAATGAATCTAAGATGATTTCCACGAGGAATAGAAAAATGAACTTTATATAATATTCAACTGgtcaaatttaataatttttctcCCAGAGTAGCCAACATGTATCTTTTATGTAAAAACAATGAAATATTTAAACTATTTCAACATAGAAAACAATAAATAACTAAAAGTTTGATTTAATAGACCTACCACAAGTACAAAATACCGAAGTAAAGTCATCtaccaaataatacatatatgtCAATCAATTCTTTGCCAAATGAGACAATATAAAAGCcgtaaaataaaacaaaagtaTATGCTTTACTTCAAAACGTGACTATAAATCCAGACATTATTTTCCGAATTAATAGAGCAAGCAAACCCATACCTTTATAATGGTTGAAATATCAGCGAACATTTTTGATTTTCCATGAAGCATGATGCCCACATTGTTAAAAATGAGAGAACGAATATCATATCTCACAACTGCATTTTCCTGGGAATGCCATCCGCCTATATTTCTGGATAGGATCATATATCTGACAAGGCATACAAAGTTAAACTGCAAATATAACATGAAAGAAACTTAGAATCATCACATTTATAGAACATTGCATCATGGGACTCTAAGAATAGTAAGGCATGACATCGTCATTGTATCGAGAACATACATCACAAAATAGGTAAAACTTCACTATTTATAAGCACAAATTATTTCATCAAAAACATAATAAACACAAATTATATTGTTGCTTTGGACGTATTATATCGTTGTAATGCTCATTTAGCATGTTTAATTCTGAATATTGAGAGTTTTGATGATATTTTCATATTAGTTATAAGCTGACAAAGAAATTTTGCTAAAAGATGAAGAAAACTCAATAAATCGCCATGAACACCAAAGTCCAAGAACATGCTGAAAGAACCGAAAAAAATACCAAGGACGGGAAACATTGATGAATGGAAGCACAGAGCTATCCCCAAACCGTGGTGCAAATCATATCAAGTCAAACACCAGGAAACAAGGAAAGCAAATACTGCGGACCCATGGAAACATGTGCCGTCAAATCCTTTGGGACCATCTGCACCTTCAGCATTCTGTTTGATACCACAAAGCAACACACAATCGCAAGCCACGAAAATGTGTTATGAACATGGGTTAAGCTTATAAAGATGACATAGGAGTCGTGCTTGAAGCCATTGACTGGAACAATCTTCGATTGCTGCAGCATCATGTCTGAGTTTCAGACAATGGGATAGGCTGTGTTTTTTGGTCCATGGGGTTGTGGTGAGACTAGAAATATGGTTTCACTTATTCTCAGAGGATTGGCTTCCCAGCATCATCAAAGGTTTTTGTAGGATGTATTCTTTTGGTGCACTTTGAAATCTTGGTTGGCTATTGTATTTCAGTTATTGGAAGGTCTTTGTGGCCTAACCTCTCTCCCATGTACGTCGGTTTCTTGtgtttaataaatataataataataaaatattgaaatcttgtgtttaataaatataataataataaaatattgaaatttaaaagtaaaacaaatgCACACACAATTCATTAATGATTTATTCTATTTCTATCGAAACAAAAGAGTAAGTATTTTTCATGGTGTCTTATCAGAATTGAGAGACCAAAGTTATTGCAGATTATCAACTTATAGCAAGTACTGTCTATTTCAATCCTTACCAAGCTATACACCaatcatgcctatatgtcaACATTAATTGTTTGCAATTTTATGACTCAAATGGTATAAACAAAATCATTTAGATAAACAGAGACAAGAAAATGCAAGCGAGTCAAAGATGTGGCAGTCACATACTTCTCCTTTGGCAAGATAAAACCTGCTGCAACTGAATCCATAAGCCAATTAACTCTAAGAATAAATGCATTCACCGCACATCCATACAAGAATTTGATCGATTGCATCTGAAATAACAACAAAACAAATATTAAATGCCAACCACTTTGCAGCAGACTAATCACATAATAGACCTCTACAATAGACAAATTTACACGAGATGTTATGCCCTGTCCTTCTGGAATCCCGAAATGGAAGAGTCACTTTACCTGCCGTAACCATTGCGTATGGGAGCAAACAATGTTTTTTAATTGagatttctcagttcagttttccCATATATTGTATATTATATGATGGCCTCCATTTGTATATGTTGAGCATAAGATAAAAGGGGGAGTGTGCAATAAGCATGCTATCATAAActatcaaaaaaaattaaaaccaaCCATCGGAAATTGAATTAGGACCTTTACACTAAGATCTCGTAGACTTTAGAATAAGCATGCTATCATAAActatcgaaaagaaaattaaagCCAACCATCGGAAATTGAATTAGGGACCTTTAAACTAAGATCTCGCAAATCCAATTTCACCAACTTTTATCTCCACACAACACATGTCAGagcaaataaatattgttttatcgaaaatcTATGCCTGGTGCTTTTTACAGTGAGCTGAGAACTCCTCTCTGGTTGATGCTTAGCATCCTTCTTCCGCACCTATTACAACTGTTATTGAGCATAACCTAGGAAATCTCCCAATAAAGTTCTCTAAGAGCTCAAAAGTATTAATATAGCGGGGAACACCAACAGACTATACTTTTTTTCCTCTCACTATTTGTTATCCAGACTGGCAGCTCATATACTCTAAATAAAGCAAACAAATTtgtccagaaaatgtatcttgtGAATATTTAGAAAAACAAATGAATGTTAATTTCTGTACCAACCTTCATCAAACATATAATGATAGGAAGGACCTGTGACTTAAGCCTAGAACTTCTCTTTCCCTTCAAGTTAGTTGACGGTATGTGAGTGACAACTGTGCCTCCATGTTTCCGAATGAGACCCTCAATTTCCTTCTCCTTTGGACAAGAAAATCCAGTAAGCATAAATTCCATACTTCGAAATATTAACATCTTTTTCTTAACCAAATGATTTTTTCGAAAAATGTTCAGATATCCGGATCCATGATAACCAGACCGAGTCAACTTTTTTGCAGCTTTAGTAGGTAAACCTGCAAAAATGGAAAATGCCATTAATGGATAATCATCAGATAAAAAATCACAGGTAtacaaaatttcaattttttcctTACAAGTTTTTGGCGTACTATGGACCTTTCTGACAAGTTTATGATGaatatcaattttcttttctgaaAAGTGAACATGTTTTGAGGCTGGACGGCTTTTGCATTTTAATAACTCACACTTTGGGACCTCACTAGTCGGAAGCTTCACACTGTCTTTCCACAATGCTGCATGAGAacaactttgattttcttcatcATCAGCCTGGTGGTAATGCGTCATGTAATTTACTACAGGTGGAAAATGTGAGTTTTTCTCCTCCAGCGGTTCAACCCCATCTTTGACAATATGCTCGCAGTTGGCAAAAGATGCTTCCTGGAAGATTAACTCGTTATTGCTATCAATCCAGAGCGATGTTTTCTGATGACTAtctttttccaaaaaagttgcaCCTCCAGAGACTAATGTGCTATAATTTCTAAGGGAGGTGAATCTTCTATAAACGGCGTCCTGTGGCTTCTTTATATTAGATATTTGCATAGCAGTTCCTTCCCCTTGAGGTAAGTTACTGTTTGAAGCTGAGGGCCCTGACAAATTGCCTTTTGTATTATCAGTTGTGATATTGTAATGTCTAGGAAGAACTTCATCATCTTGGCTTGTAGCTGGCAAGGGACAAATATTTTCAGAAACACTACATGGTACAACAGAGCAAAGAGGGTCCAAGAAAGATGCACTTGAAGATTTTACATCTTGAGAAAGCGTAATCCCCCCCATTGCTCTGTCAGCGAAACTTTCGGAAGGTACACTCAACTGAGAAGTTATTATGGTCCCTTTATCATGATTCTGTAGAAAAGAGTTCTCATCTGGAGCAACATCCACAGACTCAGAAAAAAAGCTTGTCTCATCCACAAAAGGCTTAGCAAATATCTGTTTAACAGCACTACAGCAGTTCGCTTCATTCTTTTGGGTGGGAAATGAAAACATGAGAAACAAAGAGAGATTAATCAGAGCTAATTTGGTGTCCAACCTCCAAACAAGCATACAAATGTAACTATCAGATCACTGCAGAAACAAACGaaaaaatttcttgaaacaTGAAAGAACCCTGGAGACTAGAAATCAATTCTGCTAAAGTAGCCATAACATTTCTTCTCTTTCTTATAGTTAGCAATAAAAATAGTTAATTGCTCAAGTCCACCCATAT from the Primulina tabacum isolate GXHZ01 chromosome 8, ASM2559414v2, whole genome shotgun sequence genome contains:
- the LOC142553743 gene encoding uncharacterized protein LOC142553743 isoform X3, with protein sequence MGRSHGFRPPQFSEDAAWLPTWLQQCDFETFGVEGGEKEHVCFEQRIEELQIFGTNLNNAESSREYGGCKISQLFLSGADTSPSSFAQSADNVAIYNFHLSSDGNSENSTPVTDVVETESNCNFVMLPLADSKILGREAISPRLFHHSGALESSPKVELHGHPNQDGLLKCRENVIFSEYFVDTVELCIAASETLVINEVIKNDSSVKPSISATLEASVQMKQARLEACENALCCSLDKVSDIDNLSDLDDIAMGSAYEDTGIHLDELHLIELNVSQVKDTLDSEYDEKTVVSAADCGTNDDSSTHDMKGGVANDTQLTNNLAVECFDGDTKKKVTENLAFGLGFEEMGLYSDCLEHIQASEEIADTVTYENNLLETNVGSSLNKRFHKTGKDHNSLHKIQDRFQSRWFGGWTWKNEANCCSAVKQIFAKPFVDETSFFSESVDVAPDENSFLQNHDKGTIITSQLSVPSESFADRAMGGITLSQDVKSSSASFLDPLCSVVPCSVSENICPLPATSQDDEVLPRHYNITTDNTKGNLSGPSASNSNLPQGEGTAMQISNIKKPQDAVYRRFTSLRNYSTLVSGGATFLEKDSHQKTSLWIDSNNELIFQEASFANCEHIVKDGVEPLEEKNSHFPPVVNYMTHYHQADDEENQSCSHAALWKDSVKLPTSEVPKCLPTKAAKKLTRSGYHGSGYLNIFRKNHLVKKKMLIFRSMEFMLTGFSCPKEKEIEGLIRKHGGTVVTHIPSTNLKGKRSSRLKSQVLPIIICLMKMQSIKFLYGCAVNAFILRVNWLMDSVAAGFILPKEKYMILSRNIGGWHSQENAVVRYDIRSLIFNNVGIMLHGKSKMFADISTIIKHGGGQVFNTLQRLIQNLEVGRISIGVVVAEDENHASRHLKQCALENNVSMTSIYWIISSLHAGQLIPLKEKRKFKCLPAIKIQRLHDPMELSPEI
- the LOC142553743 gene encoding uncharacterized protein LOC142553743 isoform X1, coding for MGRSHGFRPPQFSEDAAWLPTWLQQCDFETFGVEGGEKEHVCFEQRIEELQIFGTNLNNAESSREYGGCKISQLFLSGADTSPSSFAQSADNVAIYNFHLSSDGNSENSTPVTDVVETESNCNFVMLPLADSKILGREAISPRLFHHSGALESSPKVELHGHPNQDGLLKCRENVIFSEYFVDTVELCIAASETLVINEVIKNDSSVKPSISATLEASVQMKQARLEACENALCCSLDKVSDIDNLSDLDDIAMGSAYEDTGIHLDELHLIELNVSQVKDTLDSEYDEKTVVSAADCGTNDDSSTHDMKGGVANDTQLTNNLAVECFDGDTKKKVTENLAFGLGFEEMGLYSDCLEHIQASEEIADTVTYENNLLETNVGSSLNKRFHKTGKDHNSLHKIQDRFQSRWFGGWTWKNEANCCSAVKQIFAKPFVDETSFFSESVDVAPDENSFLQNHDKGTIITSQLSVPSESFADRAMGGITLSQDVKSSSASFLDPLCSVVPCSVSENICPLPATSQDDEVLPRHYNITTDNTKGNLSGPSASNSNLPQGEGTAMQISNIKKPQDAVYRRFTSLRNYSTLVSGGATFLEKDSHQKTSLWIDSNNELIFQEASFANCEHIVKDGVEPLEEKNSHFPPVVNYMTHYHQADDEENQSCSHAALWKDSVKLPTSEVPKCELLKCKSRPASKHVHFSEKKIDIHHKLVRKVHSTPKTCLPTKAAKKLTRSGYHGSGYLNIFRKNHLVKKKMLIFRSMEFMLTGFSCPKEKEIEGLIRKHGGTVVTHIPSTNLKGKRSSRLKSQVLPIIICLMKMQSIKFLYGCAVNAFILRVNWLMDSVAAGFILPKEKYMILSRNIGGWHSQENAVVRYDIRSLIFNNVGIMLHGKSKMFADISTIIKHGGGQVFNTLQRLIQNLEVGRISIGVVVAEDENHASRHLKQCALENNVSMTSIYWIISSLHAGQLIPLKEKRKFKCLPAIKIQRLHDPMELSPEI
- the LOC142553743 gene encoding uncharacterized protein LOC142553743 isoform X4: MLPLADSKILGREAISPRLFHHSGALESSPKVELHGHPNQDGLLKCRENVIFSEYFVDTVELCIAASETLVINEVIKNDSSVKPSISATLEASVQMKQARLEACENALCCSLDKVSDIDNLSDLDDIAMGSAYEDTGIHLDELHLIELNVSQVKDTLDSEYDEKTVVSAADCGTNDDSSTHDMKGGVANDTQLTNNLAVECFDGDTKKKVTENLAFGLGFEEMGLYSDCLEHIQASEEIADTVTYENNLLETNVGSSLNKRFHKTGKDHNSLHKIQDRFQSRWFGGWTWKNEANCCSAVKQIFAKPFVDETSFFSESVDVAPDENSFLQNHDKGTIITSQLSVPSESFADRAMGGITLSQDVKSSSASFLDPLCSVVPCSVSENICPLPATSQDDEVLPRHYNITTDNTKGNLSGPSASNSNLPQGEGTAMQISNIKKPQDAVYRRFTSLRNYSTLVSGGATFLEKDSHQKTSLWIDSNNELIFQEASFANCEHIVKDGVEPLEEKNSHFPPVVNYMTHYHQADDEENQSCSHAALWKDSVKLPTSEVPKCELLKCKSRPASKHVHFSEKKIDIHHKLVRKVHSTPKTCLPTKAAKKLTRSGYHGSGYLNIFRKNHLVKKKMLIFRSMEFMLTGFSCPKEKEIEGLIRKHGGTVVTHIPSTNLKGKRSSRLKSQVLPIIICLMKMQSIKFLYGCAVNAFILRVNWLMDSVAAGFILPKEKYMILSRNIGGWHSQENAVVRYDIRSLIFNNVGIMLHGKSKMFADISTIIKHGGGQVFNTLQRLIQNLEVGRISIGVVVAEDENHASRHLKQCALENNVSMTSIYWIISSLHAGQLIPLKEKRKFKCLPAIKIQRLHDPMELSPEI
- the LOC142553743 gene encoding uncharacterized protein LOC142553743 isoform X2, which encodes MGRSHGFRPPQFSEDAAWLPTWLQQCDFETFGVEGGEKEHVCFEQRIEELQIFGTNLNNAESSREYGGCKISQLFLSGADTSPSSFAQSADNVAIYNFHLSSDGNSENSTPVTDVVETESNCNFVMLPLADSKILGREAISPRLFHHSGALESSPKVELHGHPNQDGLLKCRENVIFSEYFVDTVELCIAASETLVINEVIKNDSSVKPSISATLEASVQMKQARLEACENALCCSLDKVSDIDNLSDLDDIAMGSAYEDTGIHLDELHLIELNVSQVKDTLDSEYDEKTVVSAADCGTNDDSSTHDMKGGVANDTQLTNNLAVECFDGDTKKKVTENLAFGLGFEEMGLYSDCLEHIQASEEIADTVTYENNLLETNVGSSLNKRFHKTGKDHNSLHKIQDRFQSRWFGGWTWKIFAKPFVDETSFFSESVDVAPDENSFLQNHDKGTIITSQLSVPSESFADRAMGGITLSQDVKSSSASFLDPLCSVVPCSVSENICPLPATSQDDEVLPRHYNITTDNTKGNLSGPSASNSNLPQGEGTAMQISNIKKPQDAVYRRFTSLRNYSTLVSGGATFLEKDSHQKTSLWIDSNNELIFQEASFANCEHIVKDGVEPLEEKNSHFPPVVNYMTHYHQADDEENQSCSHAALWKDSVKLPTSEVPKCELLKCKSRPASKHVHFSEKKIDIHHKLVRKVHSTPKTCLPTKAAKKLTRSGYHGSGYLNIFRKNHLVKKKMLIFRSMEFMLTGFSCPKEKEIEGLIRKHGGTVVTHIPSTNLKGKRSSRLKSQVLPIIICLMKMQSIKFLYGCAVNAFILRVNWLMDSVAAGFILPKEKYMILSRNIGGWHSQENAVVRYDIRSLIFNNVGIMLHGKSKMFADISTIIKHGGGQVFNTLQRLIQNLEVGRISIGVVVAEDENHASRHLKQCALENNVSMTSIYWIISSLHAGQLIPLKEKRKFKCLPAIKIQRLHDPMELSPEI